A stretch of the Massilia varians genome encodes the following:
- a CDS encoding substrate-binding domain-containing protein, giving the protein MLTVHIRPHWEISVKGEPPLDTAALLGLLLSIQDTGSIAQAAKSVKLSYRYAWGLLRTAEALFGQQLLQTGRGRGTQLTPLAQKLVWADRRIAARLSPTLQSLASELEAELVRITASRARALRMDASHGFAVAALLGCIDRDVLPLDSRYRTSTDAVVALARRECDLAGFHVPLGRFQAPTASWYLRWLDPEQHCLVRVAGREQGLITARGNPLALRGLADLARPGVRFVNRQAGSGTRMLLEMMLDADGPSPDAIQGFNNAEFTHSAVAAYIASGMADAGIGMRAASAQFKLDFMPLVKEVYYFAVRRDALEEPAMRQLLDLMRGPAYHRLVAALPGYDARGAGELVEITEAFSAT; this is encoded by the coding sequence ATGCTTACCGTTCACATCCGCCCGCACTGGGAGATCAGCGTCAAGGGCGAACCGCCGCTGGACACCGCCGCCCTGCTCGGCCTGCTGCTCTCGATCCAGGACACCGGTTCGATCGCCCAGGCCGCCAAATCGGTGAAGCTGTCCTACCGCTACGCCTGGGGTCTGCTGCGCACGGCCGAGGCCCTGTTCGGCCAGCAGCTGCTGCAGACCGGGCGCGGGCGCGGCACCCAGCTCACGCCGCTGGCGCAGAAGCTGGTGTGGGCCGACCGCCGCATCGCCGCGCGCCTGTCGCCCACGCTGCAAAGCCTCGCTTCCGAACTGGAGGCGGAACTGGTGCGCATCACCGCCAGCCGCGCCCGCGCGCTGCGCATGGACGCGAGCCACGGCTTCGCGGTGGCGGCGCTGCTGGGCTGCATCGACCGCGATGTCCTGCCGCTCGACTCGCGCTACCGCACCAGCACCGACGCGGTGGTGGCACTGGCGCGGCGCGAGTGCGACCTGGCCGGCTTCCACGTGCCGCTCGGGCGCTTCCAGGCGCCGACGGCAAGCTGGTACCTGCGCTGGCTCGACCCGGAACAGCATTGCCTGGTGCGGGTCGCGGGCCGCGAGCAGGGCCTGATCACGGCCCGCGGCAATCCGCTCGCACTGCGTGGACTGGCCGACCTGGCGCGCCCCGGCGTGCGCTTCGTGAACCGCCAGGCCGGCTCCGGCACCCGCATGCTGCTCGAGATGATGCTGGACGCCGACGGTCCGTCCCCCGATGCCATCCAGGGTTTCAACAACGCCGAGTTCACCCATTCCGCGGTGGCGGCCTATATCGCCAGCGGCATGGCCGACGCCGGGATCGGCATGCGCGCGGCCAGCGCCCAGTTCAAGCTCGACTTCATGCCGCTGGTGAAGGAGGTGTATTACTTCGCCGTGCGCCGCGACGCGCTCGAGGAACCCGCCATGCGCCAGCTGCTGGACCTGATGCGTGGGCCGGCCTACCACAGGCTGGTGGCCGCCCTGCCCGGCTACGATGCGCGCGGCGCCGGGGAACTGGTGGAGATCACCGAGGCTTTTTCGGCAACGTGA
- a CDS encoding NADH-ubiquinone oxidoreductase-F iron-sulfur binding region domain-containing protein yields the protein MNHPVIPIARIDDMSGASRQRKREAPKGRRVDPQALSEVQALLGSESRRRDLLIEHLHKIQDRFGCLGSHHLAALAQEMRLAQAEVYEVASFYHHFDVVKEGEQAPAALTVRVCAGLSCEMAGARELLDRLPALLGREVRVLEAPCVGRCEQAPVAVVGQRAVPHASLEAVLAKVGAGETADAVGNYIDDAAYREAGGYALLRSCVAGRHDVEQVIQTLENSGLRGLGGAGFPLGRKWRIVRAEPGPRLMAINIDEGEPGTFKDRVYLERDPHRFLEGALIAAWAVGIEAIYIYLRDEYHGCRAMLEAELDKLRLDPPVPDMPPIYLRRGAGAYICGEESAMIESIEGKRGMPRLRPPYVAQIGLFGRPTLEHNFESLHWVRDILERGADWFASHGRHGRRGLRSFSVSGRVRLPGVKLAPSGITITELIDEYCGGMQEGHSFYAYLPGGASGGILPASMGDIPLDFDTLQPYGCFIGSAAVVVLSNQESAVAAARNTLAFFKDESCGQCTPCRNGTAKALDLIRQPQWDTALLGELSQVMRDASICGLGQAAPNPVDCVIKYFPHELAK from the coding sequence ATGAACCATCCTGTCATCCCGATCGCCCGCATTGACGACATGAGCGGCGCCAGCCGCCAGCGCAAGCGCGAAGCGCCCAAGGGACGCCGCGTCGACCCGCAGGCACTCAGCGAGGTCCAGGCACTGCTGGGCAGCGAATCGCGCCGGCGCGACCTGCTCATCGAGCACCTGCACAAGATCCAGGACCGTTTCGGCTGCCTGGGCAGCCACCACCTGGCCGCACTGGCGCAGGAGATGCGCCTGGCCCAGGCCGAGGTCTACGAGGTCGCCAGCTTCTATCACCATTTCGACGTGGTGAAAGAGGGAGAACAGGCGCCCGCCGCGCTGACGGTACGCGTCTGCGCCGGCCTGTCCTGCGAGATGGCGGGAGCGCGCGAACTGCTGGACAGGCTGCCGGCGCTGCTGGGGCGGGAAGTGCGGGTGCTGGAGGCGCCCTGCGTCGGCCGCTGCGAGCAGGCGCCGGTGGCGGTGGTGGGGCAGCGCGCGGTGCCGCATGCCAGCCTTGAAGCCGTGCTGGCCAAGGTCGGTGCCGGTGAAACGGCCGACGCGGTGGGCAACTACATCGATGACGCAGCCTACCGCGAAGCCGGCGGTTACGCGCTGCTGCGCAGTTGCGTCGCCGGCCGACACGATGTGGAACAGGTCATCCAGACGCTGGAAAACTCGGGCCTGCGCGGTCTGGGGGGCGCCGGCTTCCCGCTGGGCCGCAAGTGGCGCATCGTGCGTGCCGAGCCCGGCCCGCGCCTGATGGCCATCAACATCGACGAAGGCGAGCCCGGCACCTTCAAGGACCGCGTCTACCTCGAACGCGATCCGCACCGTTTCCTGGAAGGCGCGCTGATCGCCGCCTGGGCGGTCGGCATCGAGGCCATCTACATCTACCTGCGCGACGAATACCACGGCTGCCGCGCTATGCTGGAAGCCGAACTGGACAAGCTGCGTCTTGATCCGCCGGTGCCGGACATGCCGCCGATTTACCTGCGGCGCGGCGCCGGCGCCTATATCTGCGGCGAAGAGTCGGCGATGATCGAATCGATCGAAGGCAAGCGCGGCATGCCGCGCCTGCGTCCGCCCTACGTGGCCCAGATCGGCCTGTTCGGGCGTCCGACGCTGGAACACAATTTCGAGTCGCTGCACTGGGTGCGCGACATCCTCGAGCGCGGCGCCGACTGGTTCGCCAGCCACGGACGCCACGGACGGCGCGGCCTGCGCTCGTTCTCGGTCTCGGGCCGGGTGCGTCTACCTGGCGTCAAGCTGGCACCTAGCGGCATCACGATCACGGAACTCATCGATGAGTACTGCGGCGGCATGCAGGAGGGCCACAGCTTCTATGCCTACCTGCCGGGCGGCGCCTCGGGCGGCATCCTGCCGGCATCGATGGGCGACATTCCGCTCGACTTCGATACCCTGCAGCCCTACGGCTGCTTCATCGGTTCGGCCGCGGTGGTGGTGCTGTCGAACCAGGAAAGCGCGGTCGCCGCCGCCCGCAACACGCTGGCCTTCTTCAAGGACGAGTCCTGCGGCCAGTGCACGCCCTGCCGCAACGGCACCGCCAAGGCACTCGACCTGATCAGGCAGCCGCAATGGGATACCGCGCTGCTGGGCGAGCTGTCGCAGGTGATGCGCGACGCCTCGATCTGCGGCCTGGGCCAGGCGGCGCCGAACCCGGTCGACTGCGTCATCAAGTATTTTCCTCACGAGCTGGCCAAGTAA
- a CDS encoding class I adenylate-forming enzyme family protein, with protein sequence MIDPSSLPARISDILLRHPADAPALVEDGRAWTYGELRRDIEGHARGLRQLGVRGGDRVMLVSENCVAQVALLLAIASIDAWSVTVNARLSEGELAAIRAHCRPRCVLTATSAGVTTGEPDAAAVPEPVKPDGTQVAALVYTTGTTGQPKGVMLTHANLLFVAATSSALRGLVPSDHASGVLPISHVYGLTSVMLGTLYAGACLHLMPRFSAAALLAQIREGELSIVQGVPAMYARLLALTRGEPAAFPLHSRLRFCYAGGSPLDPALKREVERVFGLPLHNGYGLTESGPTVSQTRLDAPRGDTSVGHPIPGVEVRIDAATGELWVRGPNVMAGYYRDPALTSATLRPGGWLATGDVATQDGDGALFIAGRLKELIIRSGFNVYPLEVETALNSHPAVLQSAVVGRPVAGGEEEVVAFVEASGVVDAAALQEWLQSRLAPYKRPSRIVFMDALPAAPSGKILKSRLP encoded by the coding sequence ATGATCGATCCGTCTTCCCTCCCCGCCCGCATCAGCGACATCCTGCTGCGTCATCCCGCCGACGCACCGGCCCTGGTCGAGGACGGCCGTGCCTGGACCTACGGCGAGCTGCGCCGTGACATCGAAGGCCACGCCCGCGGGCTGCGCCAACTGGGCGTGCGCGGCGGCGACCGCGTCATGCTGGTCAGCGAGAACTGCGTGGCGCAGGTGGCGCTGCTCCTGGCGATCGCCAGCATCGACGCCTGGAGCGTGACGGTCAATGCCCGCCTCAGCGAAGGCGAACTGGCGGCGATCCGGGCGCATTGCCGCCCACGCTGCGTGCTGACCGCCACCAGTGCAGGCGTGACGACGGGCGAGCCGGATGCGGCGGCCGTGCCCGAGCCGGTCAAGCCCGACGGCACGCAGGTGGCGGCGCTGGTGTACACCACCGGCACCACCGGCCAGCCCAAGGGCGTCATGCTGACCCATGCCAACCTGCTGTTCGTCGCCGCCACCTCCAGCGCCCTGCGTGGCCTGGTTCCGAGCGACCACGCCAGCGGCGTGCTGCCGATTTCGCACGTGTATGGTCTCACCTCGGTCATGCTGGGCACCCTGTACGCGGGCGCCTGCCTGCACCTGATGCCGCGTTTTTCAGCCGCGGCGCTGCTGGCGCAGATCCGCGAAGGAGAGCTCAGCATCGTGCAGGGCGTCCCGGCCATGTACGCACGCCTGCTGGCGCTCACGCGCGGCGAACCGGCCGCATTTCCTCTGCATTCGCGCCTGCGCTTCTGCTACGCCGGCGGCTCGCCGCTCGACCCGGCCCTCAAGCGCGAGGTCGAACGCGTGTTCGGGCTGCCGCTGCACAACGGCTACGGCCTCACCGAGAGCGGCCCGACCGTGTCCCAGACCCGCCTGGACGCCCCGCGCGGCGACACCTCGGTGGGCCATCCGATCCCCGGGGTCGAGGTGCGCATCGATGCGGCGACCGGCGAGCTGTGGGTGCGCGGCCCGAACGTGATGGCGGGCTACTACCGCGATCCGGCGCTAACCAGCGCCACCCTGCGCCCCGGCGGCTGGCTGGCCACCGGCGACGTCGCCACCCAGGACGGGGATGGCGCCCTGTTCATTGCCGGGCGCCTGAAGGAACTGATCATCCGCTCAGGTTTCAATGTCTATCCGCTGGAAGTGGAAACGGCGCTCAACAGCCATCCGGCCGTGCTGCAGTCGGCGGTGGTGGGCCGGCCGGTTGCCGGCGGCGAGGAAGAGGTGGTGGCGTTTGTCGAAGCCTCCGGCGTGGTCGACGCGGCCGCGCTGCAGGAGTGGCTGCAAAGCCGCCTGGCGCCTTACAAGCGGCCCTCGCGCATCGTGTTCATGGATGCGCTGCCGGCAGCGCCGAGCGGCAAGATACTCAAGAGCAGGCTGCCGTAG
- a CDS encoding OFA family MFS transporter, with translation MAGFGFLDKEHTIAGPGFNRWLVPPAALAIHLCIGMAYGFSVFWLPLSKAIGITESVSCPAEMSFMQQIFATTCDWPISMLGWMYTLFFVFLGLSAWLFGGWLEHAGPRKAGLVSALCWCGGLVISSIGVYTHQIWLMWIGSGVIGGIGLGLGYISPVSTLIKWFPDRRGMATGMAIMGFGGGAMIGAPLADKLMKYFATPTSVGVWETFLALAAIYFVFMVAGALTYRVPANGWKPEGWTAPAKAATTMITARHVHASRVWGIPQFWLIWGVLFLNVSAGIGILGMASPLLQEVFGGRLIGIDAGFNELDVTQKGQIAAIAAGFTGLLSLFNIGGRFAWASCSDYIGRKATYFVFLILGFVLYASIPSMAHNGQLALFVGFICIILSMYGGGFATVPAYLADLFGTQMVGAIHGRLLTAWAAAGVLGPILINYIREYQIAHGVPKAQAYDVTMYVLAGLVVVGIVLNAMIRPLADKHFMTDAELAAEKKLAQERDLSASNGVRGGAVAVGAANPALATFAWAAVGIPLLVGVWITLQKAVVLFQ, from the coding sequence ATGGCTGGATTCGGTTTTCTTGACAAGGAACACACCATCGCAGGACCCGGTTTCAATCGCTGGCTGGTACCGCCGGCGGCGCTCGCGATTCACCTGTGCATCGGCATGGCCTACGGTTTCTCGGTGTTCTGGCTACCGCTGTCGAAAGCGATCGGCATCACCGAATCGGTGAGCTGCCCGGCCGAGATGAGCTTCATGCAGCAGATCTTCGCCACGACCTGCGACTGGCCGATTTCGATGCTGGGCTGGATGTACACGCTGTTCTTCGTATTCCTCGGCCTGTCGGCCTGGCTGTTCGGCGGCTGGCTCGAGCATGCGGGGCCACGCAAGGCGGGCCTGGTGTCGGCGCTGTGCTGGTGCGGCGGCCTGGTGATATCGAGCATCGGCGTCTACACGCACCAGATCTGGCTGATGTGGATCGGCTCCGGCGTCATCGGCGGCATCGGGCTGGGGCTGGGCTACATCTCGCCGGTCTCGACCCTCATCAAGTGGTTCCCGGACCGGCGCGGCATGGCGACCGGCATGGCGATCATGGGCTTCGGCGGCGGCGCCATGATCGGCGCGCCGCTGGCCGACAAGCTGATGAAGTACTTCGCCACCCCGACCTCGGTCGGCGTGTGGGAGACCTTCCTGGCCCTGGCCGCGATCTATTTCGTGTTCATGGTCGCCGGCGCGCTGACCTACCGCGTGCCCGCCAACGGCTGGAAGCCTGAGGGCTGGACCGCGCCGGCGAAGGCCGCCACCACGATGATCACGGCGCGCCACGTGCACGCCAGCCGCGTCTGGGGCATCCCGCAGTTCTGGCTGATCTGGGGCGTGCTGTTCCTGAACGTCTCGGCGGGCATCGGGATCCTGGGCATGGCCTCGCCACTGCTGCAGGAAGTGTTCGGTGGGCGCCTGATCGGCATCGACGCCGGCTTCAACGAGCTCGACGTGACGCAGAAAGGCCAGATCGCGGCCATCGCCGCCGGTTTCACCGGCCTGCTGTCCCTGTTTAACATCGGCGGCCGCTTCGCCTGGGCCTCGTGCTCCGACTACATCGGGCGCAAGGCGACCTATTTCGTGTTCCTGATCCTCGGCTTCGTCCTGTACGCCTCGATTCCTTCGATGGCGCACAACGGCCAGCTGGCCTTGTTCGTCGGCTTCATCTGCATCATCCTGTCGATGTACGGCGGCGGGTTCGCAACCGTGCCGGCCTACCTGGCCGACCTGTTCGGCACCCAGATGGTCGGCGCCATCCACGGCCGCCTGCTCACGGCCTGGGCTGCTGCGGGCGTGCTCGGCCCGATCCTGATCAACTACATCCGCGAGTACCAGATCGCCCATGGCGTGCCCAAGGCCCAGGCCTACGACGTGACCATGTATGTGCTGGCCGGCCTGGTGGTCGTCGGCATCGTGCTGAACGCGATGATCCGCCCGCTGGCCGACAAGCACTTCATGACCGATGCCGAGCTGGCGGCGGAGAAGAAGCTGGCGCAGGAGCGCGACCTGAGCGCATCAAACGGCGTGCGCGGCGGCGCGGTCGCCGTCGGCGCGGCCAACCCGGCGCTGGCCACCTTCGCCTGGGCGGCGGTCGGCATTCCGCTCCTGGTCGGCGTGTGGATCACGCTGCAAAAGGCGGTGGTGCTGTTCCAGTAA